A genomic stretch from Salvelinus namaycush isolate Seneca chromosome 25, SaNama_1.0, whole genome shotgun sequence includes:
- the LOC120020311 gene encoding proteasome subunit alpha type-7, whose protein sequence is MAARYDRAITVFSPDGHLFQVEYAQEAVKKGSTAVGIRGKDIVVLGVEKKSVAKLQEERTVRKICALDEHVCMAFAGLTADARIVINRARVECQSHRLTVEDPVTVEYITRHIATLKQRYTQSNGRRPFGISALIVGFDYDGTPRLYQTDPSGTYHAWKANAIGRSAKTVREFLEKNYTDEAIATDNEAIKLAIKALLEVVQSGGKNIDLAVIRRNQPLKLLESKEIETLVAEIEKEKEDEAEKKKQKKST, encoded by the exons ATGGCAGCAAGATATGACAGGGCGATCACTGTGTTTTCTCCCGACGGTCACCTTTTTCAGGTGGAATATGCACAAGAGGCTGTGAAGAAAGGCTCCACTGCT GTGGGCATCAGGGGCAAAGACATTGTTGTCCTTGGAGTTGAGAAGAAGTCTGTCGCCAAACTACAGGAGGAAAGAACAGTCCGCAAGATCTGCGCCCTAGACGAACATGTTTGCATGGCATTCGCAG GTCTGACAGCAGATGCCCGCATTGTGATCAACAGAGCTCGGGTGGAGTGCCAGAGTCACAGGCTCACAGTGGAGGACCCAGTCACCGTTGAGTACATCACACGACACATCGCCACCCTGAAACAG CGTTACACTCAGAGTAATGGCCGAAGACCGTTTGGCATCTCGGCGTTGATCGTGGGTTTTGACTACGATGGGACCCCCAGGCTCTATCAGACTGACCCCTCAGGAACATACCATGCATGGAAG GCAAATGCAATTGGCCGCAGTGCTAAGACAGTGAGGGAATTCCTGGAGAAGAACTACACAGATGAAGCCATCGCCACTGACAACGAGGCGATTAAGCTGGCAATCAAAGCCTTGCTTGAG GTGGTTCAGTCTGGTGGGAAGAACATTGATCTCGCTGTGATCAGAAGAAACCAGCCACTGAAG TTATTGGAGTCCAAAGAAATTGAGACCCTGGTGGCTGAGatcgagaaagagaaagaagatgAGGCAGAGAAGAAAAAGCAGAAGAAATCTACTTGA